The following coding sequences are from one Methanohalophilus halophilus window:
- a CDS encoding type IV pilin, whose translation MQRKSQFSNDTNGIAPAVGIILMLIITIILAAVIGISAFDITSKLKEPPEQMSFEKAEVLLGAEYRDYWAGSGSNETHGDIDLIYLDYLHGQKVKGDEIGSIIIRWKNSSGEGGELRFVNPAYFNEETQQKYHNEDVGTFCTGDLSAGDRLAIRMVHNRYQYTGETPRDEIGVQYVESNSNQVDVVGKYPFFRTEGRYPVDFEGDRPMEAKDQVEITFLGPDHYFVISKITATAKEYTENAKGDSKLECPS comes from the coding sequence ATGCAACGCAAATCCCAATTCTCCAATGATACCAATGGAATTGCCCCTGCGGTTGGTATTATTCTTATGTTGATCATTACGATAATTCTAGCAGCAGTTATCGGTATATCTGCTTTTGATATTACTTCCAAACTCAAAGAACCTCCTGAACAGATGAGTTTTGAGAAAGCAGAAGTATTGCTGGGTGCGGAGTACAGAGATTACTGGGCAGGGTCTGGGAGTAACGAGACACATGGAGATATTGACCTCATATATCTGGATTATTTACACGGACAGAAGGTTAAAGGTGACGAAATTGGCTCTATAATTATACGATGGAAAAATTCCAGCGGAGAAGGAGGAGAACTCAGGTTTGTGAATCCTGCCTATTTTAACGAAGAAACTCAACAAAAATACCATAATGAAGATGTAGGCACATTCTGTACAGGGGATTTGAGTGCAGGAGATAGACTGGCAATTCGAATGGTCCATAATCGGTACCAATATACAGGTGAAACTCCCCGAGATGAAATTGGGGTACAATATGTGGAATCAAATTCAAATCAGGTAGATGTTGTAGGCAAATACCCTTTTTTCAGAACAGAAGGGAGATACCCTGTTGATTTTGAAGGGGATCGACCAATGGAAGCCAAAGACCAGGTAGAAATAACTTTTCTGGGACCAGATCACTATTTTGTCATAAGCAAGATAACTGCTACGGCCAAAGAATACACAGAAAATGCAAAGGGAGACAGTAAATTGGAATGTCCAAGTTGA
- a CDS encoding SdrD B-like domain-containing protein, translated as MKSKIKLIVLVAILFAIISIATAENTEAEECCPVEIPSAIITVEANPVPGSNGNYFDLQLGDVPAGYDISNGTWTGWCADSRVFITPETLYDTNVYCSENSSMPDYTNDDEHWDKVNYVINRYRNGAYDTQLSSTPKADWKEVQAAVWNLTDANPNYQGFFTTASQYIIDDAYANGIGFCPGENDIAIVVIDPYGSDPDDHKQLLFIEVGAMIDIEKYTNGEDADNKTGPLVLNGNNVEWTYNVTNTGYYNLTDVNITDDKLGHIGTITLLQAGQSQEFTANGIAGLGQYANNATVVGTPPSGPNVSDSDPSHYLGVNATIGDFLWNDTANNNGIQEAGEPGIEGVNVNLYNFSDDSLLETTVTNASGYYNFSVAAGEYYIEFDLLPGHIFSPEKQGTDNEYDSDVDPAMGRTGKIDVQTTDFNMTFDAGMFEVIPGIDIEKSTNGEDADNKTGPYIRLNYEVVWEFNVTNTGNVNLTDIEVTDDELGSIGTIPLLQPGESCVLTESGTASLGQYENTAMAEGVPPIGPNVTDSDMSHYFGHDSQPNFEVPTANPLLIIGMLGLAGVMGLRRKEK; from the coding sequence ATGAAGTCTAAAATAAAATTAATCGTATTAGTTGCAATCCTTTTTGCAATAATTTCAATAGCAACTGCAGAAAATACAGAGGCAGAAGAATGTTGTCCAGTAGAGATCCCTTCAGCGATAATCACGGTCGAAGCGAACCCTGTACCTGGTAGTAATGGGAATTATTTTGATTTACAACTGGGTGACGTTCCTGCAGGTTACGATATAAGTAATGGGACATGGACTGGCTGGTGTGCCGACAGTCGTGTGTTCATTACACCTGAAACATTGTATGATACTAATGTCTATTGCAGTGAGAATTCCTCAATGCCTGACTACACGAATGACGATGAGCATTGGGACAAGGTCAATTATGTAATTAACAGATACCGTAATGGAGCCTACGATACTCAATTAAGTTCTACACCCAAAGCAGACTGGAAGGAAGTTCAGGCTGCAGTCTGGAATCTTACAGATGCGAATCCTAATTACCAAGGATTTTTTACAACGGCATCTCAATATATTATCGATGATGCATATGCAAACGGGATTGGTTTTTGTCCGGGTGAGAATGATATTGCTATCGTGGTGATTGATCCTTATGGCAGCGACCCAGATGATCATAAACAACTGTTATTCATTGAAGTAGGTGCAATGATTGATATCGAGAAATACACCAACGGAGAAGATGCTGACAACAAAACGGGTCCACTGGTACTTAATGGAAACAATGTTGAATGGACCTACAATGTGACTAATACCGGTTATTACAATTTGACAGATGTCAATATAACCGATGACAAACTTGGACACATAGGAACCATCACATTGTTACAGGCAGGCCAATCACAGGAATTCACAGCAAATGGAATTGCTGGCCTGGGACAGTATGCAAACAATGCAACTGTAGTAGGTACACCTCCATCAGGGCCCAATGTCAGTGATTCAGATCCGAGTCACTATCTGGGGGTTAATGCAACAATAGGGGATTTCCTGTGGAATGATACTGCAAATAACAATGGAATCCAGGAAGCTGGTGAACCGGGAATTGAAGGAGTGAACGTCAATCTATACAACTTCAGTGATGACTCACTCCTGGAAACTACAGTAACAAACGCAAGTGGATACTATAACTTCAGTGTTGCAGCCGGAGAGTATTATATAGAATTCGATTTGCTGCCCGGCCACATTTTCAGTCCAGAAAAACAGGGTACTGACAATGAATACGATAGTGATGTTGATCCTGCTATGGGAAGAACCGGGAAAATAGACGTTCAAACAACCGATTTCAATATGACTTTCGATGCAGGAATGTTTGAAGTGATTCCTGGTATTGATATTGAAAAATCTACCAATGGAGAGGATGCGGATAATAAGACAGGACCATACATCCGATTGAACTATGAAGTTGTATGGGAGTTCAATGTTACCAATACCGGTAATGTCAATTTGACCGATATTGAAGTGACCGACGATGAACTTGGATCGATTGGAACGATCCCATTGTTACAGCCTGGTGAATCCTGTGTATTGACCGAAAGTGGAACTGCCAGTTTGGGTCAATATGAGAACACAGCTATGGCTGAAGGCGTGCCACCAATTGGACCCAATGTAACTGATTCGGACATGAGTCATTACTTCGGACACGATTCGCAACCCAATTTTGAAGTGCCAACGGCAAATCCTCTGTTAATAATCGGAATGCTGGGACTTGCTGGTGTAATGGGTTTAAGACGGAAAGAAAAATGA